In Ptiloglossa arizonensis isolate GNS036 chromosome 6, iyPtiAriz1_principal, whole genome shotgun sequence, a single window of DNA contains:
- the LOC143148690 gene encoding BTB/POZ domain-containing protein KCTD20-like isoform X1, with protein sequence MQLSVKRRVQVNFQSCGLEICTSASWLLKKFGWYLSISNFCSKMPNPAERLNYVQDSSSDTETDKEMGSSGRHRIYKNRMSCGGSSKPKSCLVQRDGSNERHCHSFNSGRQNTNVNQQNRLCSSVGVGKNQQSQSRDNLPSSGSITSISNLQGSDERITLIVDNTRFIVDSDLFTAHPNTMLGRMFNSGVQYAQPNERGEYEVADGISAMVFRAILDYYKGGIIHCPSTVAVHELREACDYLLVPFDANTVKCQNLRGLLHELSNEGARCQFEVFLEDLILPLMVNSARRGDRECHIVVLLEDDIVEWDEEYPPQMGEEYSQTVNSTAVYRFFKYIENRDVAKQVMKERGLKKIRLGIEGYPTYKEKIKKRAGGRAEVIYNYVQRPFIHMSWEKEEAKSRHVDFQCVKSKSVTNLAEATADPVLDAGGNPIGIGLLQATETVSQPEVVLAVGSDGDVEGGIGLPVDQDLGSIPPDELP encoded by the exons ATGCAACTTTCCGTCAAAAGGAGAGTTCAGGTTAACTTTCAATCGTGTGGATTGGAAATTTGCACGTCAGCCAGCTGGCTTCTGAAGAAATTTGGCTGGTACTTGTCGATATCTAATTT TTGTTCCAAGATGCCAAACCCTGCTGAGCGTTTAAATTATGTACAAGATAGCAGTAGCGACACGGAAACAGATAAAGAAATGGGTAGCAGTGGACGACATCGTATTTATAAGAATAGAATGAG TTGTGGTGGCTCTTCCAAACCTAAATCTTGTCTGGTACAAAGAGACGGAAGCAATGAAAGGCACTGTCATTCCTTCAATTCTGGAAGACAAAACACAAATGTAAATCAACAAAACAg ATTGTGCTCTAGTGTCGGTGTTGGAAAAAATCAACAAAGTCAGAGTAGAGATAATTTACCATCATCTGGATCTATTACTAGCATAAGTAATCTACAGGGTAGTGATGAACGAATTACCCTTATTGTCGACAATACTAG ATTTATTGTCGATTCTGATCTATTCACTGCACATCCAAATACAATGTTAGGTAGAATGTTCAATTCTGGTGTTCAATATGCTCAACCAAATGAACGTGGCGAATATGAAGTTGCAGATGGTATATCTGCTATGGTATTTAGAGCTATCCTTGATTATTACAAGGGTGGAATAATTCACTGTCCGTCAACAGTTGCAGTTCACGAACTGCGAGAAGCTTGCGACTATCTCCTTGTTCCATTTGATGCTAATACAGTGAAATGTCAAAATTTAA GAGGGTTATTACATGAGTTATCTAACGAAGGCGCACGCTGCCAATTTGAAGTGTTCCTCGAGGATTTGATATTGCCACTGATGGTAAACAGCGCACGTAGAGGTGACCGTGAATGTCACATTGTCGTTTTATTGGAAGATGATATTGTTGAATGGGATGAAGAATATCCTCCACAAATGGGAGAAGAATATTCACAAA CTGTCAACAGTACCGCAGTGTACCGATTTTTCAAGTACATCGAAAATAGGGACGTAGCTAAGCAGGTAATGAAGGAACGgggtttgaaaaaaattcgtttAGGTATCGAAGGCTATCCTACCTACAAGGAGAAAATTAAGAAGAGAGCAGGAGGACGTGCCGAGGTTATTTACAATTACGTACAGAGGCCTTTCATCCATATGTCTTGGGAGAAAGAAGAAGCAAAAAGTCGACACGTTGACTTTCAATGCGTGAAATCAAAATCTGTAACAAATCTCGCGGAAGCCACTGCCGACCCGGTGCTAGACGCCGGTGGAAACCCAATAGGAATTGGTCTTTTGCAAGCAACAGAAACAGTGTCTCAGCCGGAAGTTGTACTGGCAGTTGGTTCGGATGGCGATGTCGAAGGCGGTATAGGTTTACCAGTTGATCAAGATCTCGGGTCGATACCGCCTGACGAGTTACCATGA
- the LOC143148690 gene encoding BTB/POZ domain-containing protein 10-like isoform X2, which yields MQLSVKRRVQVNFQSCGLEICTSASWLLKKFGWYLSISNFCSKMPNPAERLNYVQDSSSDTETDKEMGSSGRHRIYKNRMRLCSSVGVGKNQQSQSRDNLPSSGSITSISNLQGSDERITLIVDNTRFIVDSDLFTAHPNTMLGRMFNSGVQYAQPNERGEYEVADGISAMVFRAILDYYKGGIIHCPSTVAVHELREACDYLLVPFDANTVKCQNLRGLLHELSNEGARCQFEVFLEDLILPLMVNSARRGDRECHIVVLLEDDIVEWDEEYPPQMGEEYSQTVNSTAVYRFFKYIENRDVAKQVMKERGLKKIRLGIEGYPTYKEKIKKRAGGRAEVIYNYVQRPFIHMSWEKEEAKSRHVDFQCVKSKSVTNLAEATADPVLDAGGNPIGIGLLQATETVSQPEVVLAVGSDGDVEGGIGLPVDQDLGSIPPDELP from the exons ATGCAACTTTCCGTCAAAAGGAGAGTTCAGGTTAACTTTCAATCGTGTGGATTGGAAATTTGCACGTCAGCCAGCTGGCTTCTGAAGAAATTTGGCTGGTACTTGTCGATATCTAATTT TTGTTCCAAGATGCCAAACCCTGCTGAGCGTTTAAATTATGTACAAGATAGCAGTAGCGACACGGAAACAGATAAAGAAATGGGTAGCAGTGGACGACATCGTATTTATAAGAATAGAATGAG ATTGTGCTCTAGTGTCGGTGTTGGAAAAAATCAACAAAGTCAGAGTAGAGATAATTTACCATCATCTGGATCTATTACTAGCATAAGTAATCTACAGGGTAGTGATGAACGAATTACCCTTATTGTCGACAATACTAG ATTTATTGTCGATTCTGATCTATTCACTGCACATCCAAATACAATGTTAGGTAGAATGTTCAATTCTGGTGTTCAATATGCTCAACCAAATGAACGTGGCGAATATGAAGTTGCAGATGGTATATCTGCTATGGTATTTAGAGCTATCCTTGATTATTACAAGGGTGGAATAATTCACTGTCCGTCAACAGTTGCAGTTCACGAACTGCGAGAAGCTTGCGACTATCTCCTTGTTCCATTTGATGCTAATACAGTGAAATGTCAAAATTTAA GAGGGTTATTACATGAGTTATCTAACGAAGGCGCACGCTGCCAATTTGAAGTGTTCCTCGAGGATTTGATATTGCCACTGATGGTAAACAGCGCACGTAGAGGTGACCGTGAATGTCACATTGTCGTTTTATTGGAAGATGATATTGTTGAATGGGATGAAGAATATCCTCCACAAATGGGAGAAGAATATTCACAAA CTGTCAACAGTACCGCAGTGTACCGATTTTTCAAGTACATCGAAAATAGGGACGTAGCTAAGCAGGTAATGAAGGAACGgggtttgaaaaaaattcgtttAGGTATCGAAGGCTATCCTACCTACAAGGAGAAAATTAAGAAGAGAGCAGGAGGACGTGCCGAGGTTATTTACAATTACGTACAGAGGCCTTTCATCCATATGTCTTGGGAGAAAGAAGAAGCAAAAAGTCGACACGTTGACTTTCAATGCGTGAAATCAAAATCTGTAACAAATCTCGCGGAAGCCACTGCCGACCCGGTGCTAGACGCCGGTGGAAACCCAATAGGAATTGGTCTTTTGCAAGCAACAGAAACAGTGTCTCAGCCGGAAGTTGTACTGGCAGTTGGTTCGGATGGCGATGTCGAAGGCGGTATAGGTTTACCAGTTGATCAAGATCTCGGGTCGATACCGCCTGACGAGTTACCATGA
- the LOC143148691 gene encoding nurim homolog produces MIVKCINVVTCAACFLYTFYILCNLTYFLSCHKENQKTIIPSEKDENFDSVLWLLIINMSLLSTFILQHSLMAKDFMKHLFCKFHMDYMERSIYNVVSAMTLHLLLYQWQTISSIALWEFNTSSNNILRFIFIAFHVLAWAIIYSGCLMMDISELTGLKQVYYKFSYLPSPMIMKSKELLCYYSHMRHPSFTGFLIILWIHPYMTLDRILLASILTVYMTCMWTIDKEDYNYHASLVRRKQRELF; encoded by the exons atgattGTAAAATGTATCAACGTAGTGACGTGTGCTGCGTGCTTTTTATACACATTTTATATTCTGTGTAACTTGACGTACTTTCTGTCATGTCATAAGGAAAATCAGAAGACGATTATTCCATCAGAAAAAG ATGAGAATTTTGATTCTGTGTTGTGGTTACTAATAATAAATATGTCCTTATTAAGTACATTCATATTGCAACATTCACTTATGGCCAAAGATtttatgaaacatttattttgtaaatttcataTGGATTATATGGAGAGAAGTATTTATAATGTTGTCAGTGCAATGACTCTACATTTACTTCTTTATCAGTGGCAAACTATTTCATCAATTGCATTGTGGGAATTCAATACATCTTCCAATAATATTCTACGGTTCATATTCATTGCTTTTCATGTTCTGGCTTGGGCAATAATTTACAGTGGATGCTTAATGATGGATATATCAGAATTAACTGGACTCAAAcaagtatattataaattttcatatttgcCAAGTCCTATGATCATGAAGTCTAAAGAATTGCTATGTTATTACTCGCATATGAGACACCCAAGTTTTACAGGTTTTCTAATTATATTATGGATACATCCCTATATGAC ATTAGACAGAATATTGTTAGCTTCGATACTCACAGTTTATATGACCTGCATGTGGACCATCGATAAAGAGGATTATAATTATCACGCTAGTCttgtgagaagaaaacaaagagaattgttttaa